One genomic region from Tachyglossus aculeatus isolate mTacAcu1 unplaced genomic scaffold, mTacAcu1.pri scaffold_82_arrow_ctg1, whole genome shotgun sequence encodes:
- the LOC119924107 gene encoding putative vomeronasal receptor-like protein 4: MPLFHLQTFWKYIQRVFLGTLVMMISRHIAQAICFLTQTGVGVMGNSLLITLHISAFLLNHKPKPTDLIIVHLALVHAMMLLTRGVTVGASLLGHRLIQNDIGCKAFAYVYRVSRGLSICTTALLSAVQAVTISPRSSPWAQLKFDTPKCILSICVFSWLVKPLISRNLLLQVISSPNGFCLALMILRDGTSLGLMSHASAHKVLFLYRHGQRVQYLHTSNLPGQAAPERRATQSILLLLSCFVTFYCVDFLFSCFLGTSLKNNFILNSSNMFVVSGYATISPFALLQSNPGIIKFLPHFLLKKSPHGPQVATTDSLHTPVSGSLSFGSVA; this comes from the exons atgcccctctTCCACCTGCAGACGTTCTGGAAgtatatccaaagagttttcttg GGCACTCTGGTGATGATGATTTCAAGACACATAGCCCAGGCTATCTGCTTCCTCACCCAGACCGGAGTTGGGGTCATGGGAAATTCCCTCCTGATCACACTCCACATCTCCGCATTTCTTCTGAACCACAAGCCAAAGCCCACGGACCTGATCATCgttcacctggccctggtccacgctATGATGCTCCTTACCAGGGGGGTGACTGTGGGGGCATCTCTACTGGGGCACCGGCTCATCCAGAATGACATTGGGTGTAAGGCTTTCGCATATGTGTACCGCGTTTCCCGCGGCCTCTCCATCTGCACCACTGCTCTCCTGAGTGCAGTCCAGGCCGTCACCATCAGTCCCAGGAGCAGTCCCTGGGCCCAGCTCAAATTTGACACCCCAAAATGCATCTTGTCGATTTGTGTCTTCTCCTGGTTGGTCAAGCCGCTGATTAGCAGAAACCTTCTGCTCCAAGTCATCTCTTCCCCCAAC GGGTTTTGTCTTGCCCTGATGATTCTGCGGGACGGCACCTCTCTGGGGCTCATGAGCCATGCCAGTGCCCACAAAGTCCTTTTCCTCTACCGACATGGCCAGCGGGTCCAGTATCTTCACACCTCCAACCTCCCCGGCCAAGCCGCTCCAGAGAGAAGAGCCACCCAGAGCATCCTGCTGCTGTTGAGCTGCTTTGTGACTTTCTACTGTGTGGACTTCCTATTTTCCTGCTTCCTAGGCACATCCTTAAAGAATAACTTCATACTTAACAGTTCTAACATGTTTGTGGTCAGTGGCTATGCCACCATCAGCCCCTTTGCGCTGCTCCAAAGCAACCCAGGAATCATTAAGTTCTTGCCTCATTTTTTGCTGAAGAAAAGTCCCCACGGCCCCCAGGTGGCCACTACT GACTCTCTTCACACCCCCGTATCTGGATCACTGTCCtttggcagtgtggcttag